The Malus domestica chromosome 06, GDT2T_hap1 genome has a segment encoding these proteins:
- the LOC103438039 gene encoding probable protein phosphatase 2C 8 — MTETETANPVPTNESAREEAEAAAKQKNKRESDSSDAISAAKKSKTEEDQDPEVDMSKGEMGFEIEADAAEDKGLRHAMEDAWVVLLDAAGEDFPGNLRCAHFAVYDGHGGRLAAEYAQKHLNTNVLSAGLPRELLDIKAAKKAILDGFRKTDESLVRESAAGGWQDGATAVCVWILGKTVFVANIGDTKAVVARSSPVEGLQNGSNEACPLKAIVLTREHKAIYAQERARIQKAGGNVSSNGRLQGRLEVSRAFGDRQFKKVGVIATPDIHSFDLTEREHFIILGCDGLWGVIGPSDAVDFVQKLLKEGLPVATISRRLVKEAVRERRCKDNCTAIIIAFRHK; from the exons ATGACTGAAACCGAAACCGCCAATCCAGTCCCGACGAACGAGAGTGCAAGAGAGGAGGCGGAGGCCGCGGCAAAGCAAAAGAACAAGCGGGAAAGCGATTCCAGCGATGCTATTTCAGCTGCCAAGAAGTCGAAAACGGAAGAAGATCAAGACCCAGAAGTTGATATGAGCAAAGGGGAAATGGGTTTTGAAATCGAGGCCGATGCTGCGGAGGATAAGGGGCTGAGGCACGCCATGGAGGACGCTTGGGTTGTGCTCTTGGACGCCGCCGGCGAGGATTTTCCCGGAAATTTGAG ATGTGCACATTTTGCAGTTTATGATGGGCATGGAGGTCGATTGGCTGCGGAGTATGCTCAGAAGCATCTGAATACGAATGTGCTTTCGGCCGGATTACCACGTGAGTTG TTGGATATAAAAGCAGCCAAGAAAGCCATACTTGACG GTTTTCGGAAAACTGATGAGTCTCTTGTTCGAGAAAGTGCTGCAG GGGGGTGGCAGGATGGTGCTACAGCTGTATGTGTTTGGATATTAGGAAAAACT GTTTTTGTTGCTAACATTGGGGATACAAAAGCAGTGGTAGCAAGATCATCTCCTGTTGAGGGATTGCAAAATGGTTCTAATGAAGCATGTCCCCTGAAGGCGATTGTTTTGACAAGGGAACACAAAGCCATCTATGCACAGGAGCGTGCTCGTATTCAGAAG GCTGGTGGCAATGTGAGTTCAAATGGACGACTACAGGGGCGCCTTGAAGTTTCTAGGGCCTTTGGAGATCGCCAGTTCAAAAAG GTGGGCGTTATTGCAACCCCGGACATTCATTCTTTTGACCTTACAGAAAGAGAGCACTTCATAATTCTTGGTTGCGACGGCCTCTGGGGG GTAATTGGACCAAGTGATGCTGTTGATTTTGTTCAGAAACTGTTGAAG GAGGGACTACCTGTTGCAACTATAAGCCGTCGTCTTGTAAAAGAAGCTGTGCGAGAGAGGCGCTGTAAAGATAACTGCACCGCGATCATAATCGCGTTCAGGCACAAGTAG
- the LOC103438040 gene encoding T-complex protein 1 subunit delta, translating into MASPAVISQPRSSKTESYVDNKRKEDVRQANITAARAVADAVRTSLGPKGMDKMISTANGEVIITNDGATILNKMEVLQPAAKMLVELSKSQDAAAGDGTTTVVVIAGALLKQCQVLLSHGIHPTVISDSLYKASTKAVDVLTAMAVPVELTDRDSLVKSASTSLNSKVVSQYSTLLAPMAVDAVLSVVDPAKPEVVDLRDIRIVKKLGGTVDDTETVKGLVFDKKASHAAGGPTRMENAKIAVIQFQISPPKTDIEQSIVVSDYTQMDRILKEERNYILGMIKKIKATGCNVLLIQKSILRDAVTDLSLHYLAKAKILVIKDVERDEIEFITKTLNCLPIANIEHFRAEKLGYADLVEEVSLGDGKIVKITGIQNMGRTTTVLVRGSNQLVLDEAERSLHDALCVVRCLVSKRFLIAGGGAPEIELSRQLGAWAKVLQGMEGYCVKSFAEALEVVPYTLAENAGLNPISIVTELRNRHAQGEINTGINVRKGQITNILEENVVQPLLVSTSAITLAAECVRMILKIDDIVTVR; encoded by the coding sequence ATGGCTTCCCCGGCAGTCATCTCCCAACCGCGCTCCTCCAAGACCGAGTCTTATGTCGATAACAAGCGCAAGGAGGACGTCCGCCAGGCCAACATCACCGCCGCTCGCGCAGTCGCCGATGCCGTCCGAACCAGCCTGGGACCCAAGGGCATGGACAAGATGATCTCCACCGCCAACGGCGAGGTTATCATCACCAACGACGGCGCCACGATTCTTAACAAGATGGAGGTCCTCCAACCGGCCGCCAAGATGCTTGTCGAGCTTTCCAAGTCCCAGGACGCAGCCGCCGGTGACGGCACCACTACCGTCGTCGTCATTGCCGGCGCTCTCCTGAAACAGTGCCAGGTCCTTCTGTCCCACGGCATTCACCCGACTGTGATCTCCGACTCTCTCTATAAGGCCTCCACCAAAGCCGTCGACGTCTTGACCGCCATGGCCGTCCCCGTCGAGCTCACGGACCGTGATTCGCTTGTCAAGTCTGCAAGCACATCGCTCAACAGCAAGGTGGTGAGCCAGTACTCGACTCTGCTCGCGCCGATGGCCGTGGACGCTGTGCTCTCCGTGGTGGACCCCGCGAAGCCAGAGGTGGTGGACCTGAGGGATATCAGGATCGTGAAGAAGCTTGGAGGAACCGTGGACGATACTGAGACGGTGAAGGGACTTGTTTTCGATAAGAAGGCGAGCCACGCTGCTGGTGGGCCGACAAGGATGGAGAACGCCAAGATTGCTGTGATTCAGTTCCAGATTTCGCCTCCAAAAACCGATATCGAGCAGAGCATTGTCGTCTCGGATTATACTCAGATGGATAGGATTTTGAAGGAAGAGAGGAATTACATTCTGGGTATGATTAAGAAGATCAAGGCGACCGGTTGCAACGTTTTGCTGATTCAGAAGAGTATTCTGAGAGATGCAGTTACTGATTTGTCCTTGCATTACTTGGCGAAAGCGAAGATCTTGGTGATCAAGGATGTGGAGAGAGATGAGATTGAGTTCATCACCAAGACTCTGAATTGCTTGCCCATTGCGAATATCGAGCATTTCCGGGCAGAGAAATTGGGTTATGCTGATCTGGTTGAGGAGGTTTCACTTGGTGATGGGAAGATTGTGAAGATAACGGGGATTCAAAACATGGGTCGGACCACCACTGTGCTGGTTCGCGGGTCAAACCAGCTGGTGCTAGATGAGGCGGAGCGGAGCCTGCACGATGCTCTGTGTGTGGTGAGGTGTTTGGTGAGCAAAAGGTTTTTGATTGCAGGTGGCGGTGCGCCAGAGATTGAGCTGTCGAGGCAGTTGGGGGCGTGGGCTAAGGTGCTGCAGGGGATGGAGGGTTATTGTGTGAAGTCGTTTGCTGAGGCGCTCGAGGTTGTTCCCTATACGCTGGCTGAGAATGCCGGGTTGAACCCAATTTCAATTGTGACTGAGCTGAGGAACCGGCACGCACAGGGAGAGATCAACACCGGGATTAATGTGAGGAAGGGGCAGATTACCAACATCTTGGAGGAGAATGTGGTGCAGCCATTGCTCGTCAGCACAAGTGCCATCACTCTGGCTGCCGAGTGTGTGCGGATGATTTTGAAGATCGATGACATAGTTACAGTAAGATAG
- the LOC103438041 gene encoding DExH-box ATP-dependent RNA helicase DExH3, which produces MPYSALFQCYIFRTTTMSLKHSTTSTTPVLVSLRGTHHHHRHRHHVALIRPSLLLRCSMMNSRYHHSLCLAPARNWNACYYLPRYAGDVTCQASSRAAELDWKQRQQLRSSAVPFYQQNLSYGRFAYQDASASEESDAELGSSQRQKGGSTLDNIDEWRWKLTMLLRNKDEQELVSREKKDRRDFDHLSALASRMGLYSRQYSRVVVFSKVPQPNYRPDLDDKRPQREVVLPFGLHREVDAHLKAYLSQKPMSQGNLSDFSLSRSNSNRSITNDGGHYEQQEPLIQNTDAMEKILQRKSLQLHNRQRHWQESPEGQKMLELRKSLPAYKEKDALLKAVSENQVVVVSGETGCGKTTQLPQYILESEIEADRGASCSIICTQPRRISAMAVSERVAAERGESLGESVGYKVRLEWMKGRDTRLLFCTTGILLRRLLVDRKLRGVTHVIVDEIHERGMNEDFLLIVLKELLPRRPELRLILMSATLNAELFSSYFGRAPTIHIPGFTYPVRTHFLENILEMTGYRLNQYNQIDDYGHEKSWKMQKQAQGLKKRKSQIASAVEDVLEAADFREYSPRTQESLSCWNPDSIGFNLIESLLLHIVRKERPGAILVFMTGWDDINSLKDQLQAHPLLGDPSRVLLLACHGSMPSSEQKLIFDKPEDGVRKIVLATNMAETSITINDVVFVVDCGKAKETSYDALNNTPCLLPSWISKAASRQRRGRAGRVQPGECYHLYPRCVYDAFADYQLPELLRTPLQSLCLQIKSLQLGSISEFLSKALQPPEPLSVQNAVEYLKIIGALDDYEDLTVLGRHLSVLPVEPKLGKMLILGSIFNCLDPVMTVVAGLSMRDPFLMPHDRKDLAESAKAQFSAHDNSDHLALVRAYDGWRSAERTQSGYEYCWRNFLSVQTLKAIDSLRKQFFFLLKDAGLADHNTESCNTWSHDEHLVRAVICAGLFPGICSVVNKEKSIMLKTQEDGQVMLYSSSVNGSIPKIPYPWLVFNEKVKVNSVFLRDSTGISDSVLLLFGGNISMGGLNGHLKMLGGYLEFFMNPTLADTYLCLKKELDELIHNKLLNPKLDMQSHTNLLSALRLLVSEDQCEGRFVFGRKVPVPSMKATQEKLPNLKGTTKKVAENNNYKNHLQTLLTRAGHDIPTYKTKPLKNNQFRSTVIFNGLNFVGKPCNSKKEAEKDAAAEAVLWLKGENHSSSTDIDHMSMLLKKSRKTSQKRTSFDSAKWG; this is translated from the exons ATGCCGTACTCCGCCCTCTTCCAGTGCTATATATTCCGAACCACCACCATGTCCCTCAAACACTCCACCACTTCCACCACCCCCGTTCTCGTCTCTCTACGCGgaacccaccaccaccaccgccaccgccaccacgTAGCTTTGATAAGGCCGTCGCTGCTACTGCGATGCTCCATGATGAACAGCCGGTACCACCACTCGCTCTGCCTTGCTCCGGCCCGGAATTGGAATGCGTGCTATTATCTGCCCCGGTACGCGGGGGACGTCACGTGCCAGGCATCGTCTCGGGCGGCGGAGCTGGATTGGAAGCAGAGGCAGCAGCTGAGGAGTTCGGCGGTGCCGTTTTACCAGCAGAATTTAAGCTATGGGCGGTTTGCGTACCAGGACGCCTCCGCGAGTGAGGAGTCCGATGCCGAATTGGGGTCGTCTCAGCGCCAAAAG GGTGGTTCGACCCTTGATAACATTGATGAATGGAGATGGAAGTTAACCATGCTTCTTCGCAACAAAGACGAGCAAGAATTGGTGTCCAGGGAAAAAAAGGATAGACGCGATTTTGATCATCTTTCAGCACTGGCAAGCAGGATGGGTTTGTATAG CCGTCAATATTCTAGAGTTGTAGTATTTAGCAAAGTTCCTCAGCCCAATTACAGACCTGATCTTGATGATAAGCGGCCACAAAGAGAG GTTGTCTTACCTTTTGGACTTCATAGAGAAGTAGATGCTCATCTCAAAGCCTACCTATCTCAAAAGCCAATGAGCCAAGGAAATTTGTCAGACTTTTCCTTGTCAAGATCAAACAGTAATAGAAGCATTACTAATGATGGAGGTCATTATGAGCAGCAGGAGCCCTTGATACAGAATACAGATGCCATGGAGAAAATTCTTCAGCGGAAAAGCTTGCAACTGCATAATAGGCAACGACATTGGCAG GAATCGCCAGAAGGTCAAAAGATGCTTGAGCTTCGTAAAAGTCTGCCTGCATATAAGGAGAAAGATGCACTGTTAAAAGCTGTATCAGAAAATCAG GTCGTAGTTGTCTCCGGCGAAACAGGTTGTGGTAAAACTACACAACTTCCTCAGTACATTTTAGAATCTGAGATTGAAGCTGATCGCGGAGCTTCCTGCAGTATTATTTGTACCCAGCCTAGACGGATATCTGCCATGGCTGTTTCTGAAAGAGTAGCTGCGGAACGAGGGGAGAGTCTGGGGGAATCT GTTGGTTACAAAGTTAGGCTTGAATGGATGAAAGGGCGGGACACCCGGCTTCTTTTTTGCACCACAGGCATATTATTAAGGAGATTACTTGTTGACAGAAAGTTGAGAGGTGTTACACACGTCATTGTTGACGAGATTCATGAACGGGGAATGAATGAag ATTTTCTACTTATTGTTCTGAAAGAACTTCTCCCTCGCCGGCCAGAGTTGAGGTTGATTTTGATGAGTGCCACCCTAAATGCTGAGCTTTTCTCCTCCTACTTTGGTCGTGCTCCAACGATCCATATTCCC GGGTTTACTTACCCAGTCCGAACACATTTTCTGGAGAACATTCTAGAAATGACTGGGTATCGGTTAAATCAATATAATCAGATTGATGATTATGGTCATGAAAAGTCGTGGAAAATGCAGAAACAAGCTCAAGGTTTAAAAAAGAGGAAGAGCCAAATTGCTTCTGCCGTAGAG GATGTACTTGAAGCTGCCGACTTTAGGGAGTATAGTCCAAGGACTCAGGAGTCTCTGTCCTGTTGGAATCCTGACTCTATTGGTTTTAACCTCATTGAGAGTCTTCTTTTACACATAGTCAGGAAAGAACGGCCTGGCGcaattttagtttttatgaCGGGTTGGGATGACATAAACTCCTTGAAGGATCAACTCCAAGCTCATCCCCTATTAGGAGATCCTAGCAGGGTCCTACTGCTGGCATGTCATGGTTCCATGCCTAGCTCTGAGCAG AAATTGATATTTGATAAGCCAGAAGATGGTGTTCGGAAAATAGTTCTAGCTACAAACATGGCTGAGACTAGTATCACTATCAATGATgtagtttttgttgttgattGTGGAAAGGCGAAAGAGACATCATATGATGCACTAAATAACACTCCCTGTTTGCTTCCTTCCTGGATTTCAAAGGCTGCTTCTCGGCAA AGAAGAGGCAGAGCTGGTCGTGTTCAACCTGGCGAGTGTTACCATCTCTACCCCAGATGTGTATATGATGCCTTTGCTGATTATCAGTTGCCTGAACTTTTGAGGACTCCATTGCAATCATTATGTTTACAAATCAAAAGTCTACAACTTGGAAGTATTTCAGAGTTCCTATCTAAGGCCTTGCAGCCGCCGGAACCTCTGTCG gttcaAAATGCTGTTGAGTATTTAAAGATCATTGGGGCTTTAGATGATTATGAGGATCTGACAGTGTTAG GACGTCACCTGTCAGTGCTTCCCGTTGAGCCTAAACTTGGAAAAATGCTCATATTGGGGTCTATTTTCAACTGTTTGGATCCAGTAATGACTGTTGTCGCAGGCCTTAGTATGAGAGACCCATTCCTTATGCCGCATGACAGGAAGGAT CTTGCAGAGTCCGCAAAAGCACAGTTCTCTGCTCATGATAACAGTGATCATCTTGCTCTTGTCCGAGCTTATGATGGTTGGAGAAGTGCTGAAAGAACACAATCTGGCTATGAGTACTGCTGGAGAAACTTTCTTTCTGTACAAACTCTGAAAGCCATTGACTCTCTTCGGAAGCAGTTCTTCTTTTTGCTCAAGGATGCAGGTCTGGCTGACCATAATACAGAAAGCTGCAATACATGGAGCCATGATGAGCATCTTGTCCGAGCGGTCATCTGTGCTGGATTATTTCCTGGAATATGCTCTGTCGTG AACAAAGAGAAGTCGATTATGCTTAAAACACAGGAAGATGGACAAGTGATGCTATACTCG AGTTCTGTCAACGGAAGCATACCCAAAATTCCATATCCATGGCTAGTCTTCAACgaaaaggtgaaagtgaattcGGTTTTTCTCCGGGATTCAACTGGTATATCTGATTCTGTGCTCCTTTTGTTCGGGGGCAACATTTCCATGGGTGGCCTG AATGGGCACTTGAAGATGTTGGGAGGATACTTGGAGTTTTTCATGAATCCCACATTAGCAGATACATATCTTTGCTTAAAGAAGGAGCTTGATGAACTGATTCATAATAAG CTCCTGAATCCCAAATTGGATATGCAATCACATACAAACCTCCTATCGGCTCTAAGATTACTGGTCTCAGAGGATCAATGTGAGGGTAGATTTGTATTTGGTCGCAAGGTGCCAGTGCCCTCAATGAAGGCAACACAAGAGAAGTTACCAAACTTAAAAGGCACCACGAAGAAAGTTGCGGAGAAcaataattacaaaaatcacCTGCAAACATTGCTCACCAGGGCCGGGCATGATATACccacctacaaaacaaaaccattgaaaaacaaccAGTTCCGTTCCACAGTGATCTTCAATGGGTTGAACTTTGTAGGGAAGCCTTGCAATAGTAAGAAAGAAGCAGAGAAAGATGCAGCTGCAGAAGCTGTACTCTGGTTGAAGGGAGAAAACCATTCTTCGTCCACAGATATTGACCATATGTCGATGCTTCTTAAGAAAAGTAGAAAGACAAGCCAGAAAAGGACCTCATTTGATAGTGCCAAGTGGGGTTAA